Proteins co-encoded in one Waddlia chondrophila WSU 86-1044 genomic window:
- a CDS encoding TraR/DksA family transcriptional regulator, producing MALKKSEVAQFKKTLEELKNQLTRILQGSTAEIKKPDEATGYSQHQADQGTDDFDRTINLEVTGNEYEILRQVERALEKIEDNTYGVCDITGEEIPKARLEAVPYATMTVKAQEQMEKGLL from the coding sequence ATGGCGCTCAAGAAAAGTGAAGTTGCCCAATTCAAAAAGACATTGGAAGAGTTGAAAAATCAACTGACTAGGATTTTGCAGGGGTCGACAGCAGAAATTAAGAAACCTGACGAGGCGACTGGGTATTCTCAACACCAGGCGGATCAGGGAACGGATGACTTTGACCGGACCATTAACCTGGAAGTGACCGGGAACGAGTATGAAATCTTGCGTCAGGTTGAGCGGGCATTGGAAAAAATCGAGGACAATACTTACGGCGTCTGCGATATTACCGGAGAGGAGATCCCAAAAGCACGTTTGGAAGCTGTCCCTTATGCAACGATGACTGTCAAGGCTCAGGAGCAGATGGAAAAAGGATTGCTGTAA
- a CDS encoding CinA family nicotinamide mononucleotide deamidase-related protein, protein MKVELIVIGSEVLSGHTVNTNLSFIGQTLDRAGYTLSRETVLPDNHEDLKSGFAEALKRSDLVVAAGGLGPTIDDVTRHAAAEVFESSFHFNETVAKHLRERFGEKFPTVEDQAAVPEKAIPLLNNVGTAPGLIFQEGKGTLILMPGIPAEMCPILTEQVLPFLKKKFPLKEQIYRRSLHFFELSENVVDGVLRTLVQKYPKVDFGIYPGMGVVSVTLAAKAKSASDADLLLRKPYSALEEHFATNCFKSDSGQIEEAVQKLFIEKGWTLSCAESCTGGAVAARITQHSGSSGYFLGSIVSYANELKTAALKVPAELIQEKGAVSEEVVSSMVKGALDLTGSDFALAVSGIAGPLGGTPEKPAGLVWCAVQHKDGEPHLWKLNHHLPRQLVILRSVNSLLSNLILYSKQYNV, encoded by the coding sequence ATGAAAGTGGAGTTGATTGTGATTGGAAGCGAAGTGCTCTCCGGTCATACAGTGAACACAAATTTGTCTTTTATCGGTCAAACACTCGATCGGGCAGGTTATACCCTTTCCAGAGAGACTGTGCTTCCTGATAATCATGAGGATTTAAAATCCGGATTTGCGGAGGCATTGAAGCGAAGCGATCTTGTCGTTGCAGCTGGAGGGCTCGGGCCAACAATTGATGATGTGACGCGGCATGCAGCTGCTGAAGTTTTTGAGTCATCTTTTCATTTTAATGAAACGGTTGCAAAACATTTGCGTGAGAGATTTGGCGAGAAATTTCCTACTGTCGAAGATCAGGCGGCAGTTCCGGAGAAAGCGATCCCTTTGCTCAACAATGTTGGAACTGCTCCCGGATTGATCTTTCAGGAAGGGAAAGGGACGTTGATCCTGATGCCGGGAATTCCCGCCGAGATGTGTCCAATTCTTACCGAGCAGGTGCTTCCTTTTCTCAAAAAAAAATTCCCTCTTAAAGAGCAGATTTATCGACGGTCTCTGCATTTCTTTGAGCTGTCGGAAAATGTGGTGGATGGGGTTCTTCGCACACTCGTTCAAAAATATCCTAAGGTAGATTTTGGCATTTATCCGGGGATGGGAGTTGTCTCTGTGACCCTTGCGGCTAAGGCAAAGAGCGCATCTGATGCAGACTTGCTTTTGCGGAAGCCTTACAGTGCATTGGAAGAGCATTTCGCAACCAACTGTTTTAAGTCCGATAGCGGACAGATTGAAGAGGCGGTGCAAAAGCTTTTCATTGAAAAAGGGTGGACCCTCAGTTGTGCGGAATCTTGCACAGGAGGAGCTGTAGCTGCTCGAATCACACAGCATTCCGGATCGTCCGGTTATTTTCTGGGATCGATCGTTTCTTATGCCAATGAGTTAAAGACCGCTGCATTGAAAGTGCCAGCGGAATTGATTCAAGAGAAGGGCGCTGTGAGCGAGGAGGTGGTCTCCTCCATGGTCAAAGGCGCCCTCGACTTGACCGGCAGCGATTTTGCCCTTGCGGTTTCCGGAATTGCCGGCCCTTTGGGAGGAACTCCGGAAAAACCGGCGGGGCTTGTTTGGTGCGCCGTTCAACACAAAGATGGAGAGCCGCATCTTTGGAAATTAAATCATCATTTGCCGCGCCAACTTGTGATTCTCAGAAGTGTGAATTCTTTGCTCAGCAATCTTATCTTATATAGTAAGCAGTACAATGTGTAA
- the lspA gene encoding signal peptidase II, whose protein sequence is MKKKTKRKKKTPQERSISLPWIPLLVGIAILAADQLTKYFVHTEMPRMTHEAQWYPYNGVGVFENFLGVEFSIVHAVNFGAAWGMFSNFQVPLLILRVVLIMGLCLYLILFNKNKSLILPFLCVIAGAAGNVIDYFIYGHVVDMFHFVLWGYDYPVFNIADAFICIGMAFLILIPWCQSKGYTLCKS, encoded by the coding sequence ATGAAGAAAAAGACCAAAAGAAAGAAAAAAACTCCGCAGGAAAGAAGCATTTCCCTTCCTTGGATTCCATTGCTGGTCGGGATTGCGATTTTAGCAGCTGACCAGCTAACGAAGTATTTTGTGCATACAGAGATGCCTAGGATGACGCATGAAGCGCAGTGGTATCCCTACAATGGAGTCGGCGTTTTTGAAAATTTTTTAGGCGTTGAATTTTCGATTGTTCATGCGGTTAATTTCGGAGCCGCTTGGGGGATGTTTTCAAATTTTCAGGTTCCATTGCTGATTTTGCGTGTAGTTTTGATCATGGGGCTCTGCCTGTATCTGATTTTATTTAACAAGAACAAGTCTTTGATTTTGCCATTTCTATGCGTCATTGCCGGTGCAGCGGGGAATGTGATCGATTATTTCATTTATGGGCATGTTGTGGATATGTTCCATTTCGTATTATGGGGCTATGACTATCCCGTATTCAATATTGCAGATGCATTTATTTGCATCGGGATGGCCTTTTTAATTCTGATTCCGTGGTGTCAGTCCAAGGGATACACCCTCTGTAAATCTTAG
- a CDS encoding class I SAM-dependent methyltransferase, translating to MCNFYQLIDSGHEKKLEQFGLYRLIRPAAAAIWHPKLPQEEWDKADGVFSREGKSHWKRPIKKTWNVKIGGIAFKLAATDFGHIGVFPEHEEVWHWSADRIKPGDHVLNLFAYSGGATLACVKAGAEVCHVDASKGTVEWARENAALNNLDAAPIRWIVDDVVKFLKRELKRGRRYDGIILDPPTFGRGSQGQVFKIERDLPALLGMLAQFKPRFISLSCHTGSFTPLILKRLLQDPFNGGVFEEGELQLKGPGAYLPNGTYARWVRD from the coding sequence ATGTGTAATTTCTATCAATTGATCGATAGCGGTCATGAAAAAAAATTGGAGCAATTTGGTCTTTATCGGCTGATTCGGCCTGCAGCAGCGGCGATTTGGCATCCCAAGCTTCCTCAGGAAGAGTGGGATAAGGCGGACGGAGTCTTTTCCCGCGAAGGAAAGTCTCACTGGAAGAGGCCGATCAAAAAGACGTGGAACGTAAAAATCGGTGGAATCGCGTTTAAGTTAGCAGCAACTGATTTCGGCCATATTGGGGTCTTTCCTGAGCACGAGGAGGTTTGGCATTGGTCGGCGGACAGGATTAAACCGGGAGATCACGTTCTCAACCTATTTGCATACTCGGGAGGGGCGACCCTTGCTTGCGTCAAAGCCGGTGCGGAAGTTTGCCATGTTGACGCATCGAAAGGAACTGTTGAATGGGCGCGTGAGAACGCAGCTCTCAATAACCTAGATGCAGCTCCAATCCGTTGGATTGTTGATGACGTCGTGAAATTCCTCAAGCGTGAATTAAAAAGAGGGCGCAGATATGACGGGATCATTCTCGATCCGCCTACATTTGGCAGAGGCAGCCAGGGCCAGGTGTTTAAGATCGAACGCGATCTTCCTGCTCTTTTGGGGATGCTTGCGCAGTTTAAGCCTCGGTTTATCTCTTTGTCATGTCATACCGGCTCATTTACTCCTCTCATTTTGAAACGGCTGCTTCAGGATCCGTTCAATGGAGGGGTATTCGAAGAGGGGGAATTGCAGCTTAAGGGTCCGGGAGCTTATCTGCCTAATGGAACGTATGCGAGGTGGGTTCGTGATTGA
- a CDS encoding TrmH family RNA methyltransferase, with translation MERMRGGFVIEISSLQNQKIKDVVRLRDRRQREKTGKFLIEGYRELLRAVDAGFEIESLFICSKLFLGSHETALISRCGDPVYSCAEHVFRKISYRDRPDGLLAVAPQKRRALKQLPTPDGSPFYVVAEAIEKPGNLGTILRSSDAAGVDGLIVCDRCTDIYNPNVVRASVGTLFTVPVLEAEGEETLKWLKERSISVLAATPHARSLYTEVEMTGPLAIVVGTEQLGLSELWMEHADIQVRIPMMGVADSLNVATATTLLLYEAIRQRALL, from the coding sequence ATGGAACGTATGCGAGGTGGGTTCGTGATTGAGATCTCCAGCTTGCAAAATCAAAAAATCAAAGATGTTGTTCGATTGAGGGACAGGCGGCAGCGCGAAAAGACCGGAAAATTTCTGATTGAAGGGTATCGCGAACTTTTGCGGGCCGTGGATGCCGGGTTTGAGATCGAATCGCTTTTTATCTGCTCAAAGTTGTTTTTAGGAAGTCATGAGACGGCGTTGATCAGTCGTTGCGGAGACCCGGTGTATTCATGCGCAGAGCATGTATTTCGTAAGATTTCTTATCGCGACCGCCCTGATGGATTGCTTGCGGTTGCTCCGCAAAAGCGCCGCGCTCTTAAGCAATTGCCAACTCCTGATGGTTCGCCGTTTTATGTCGTTGCAGAAGCGATAGAGAAGCCGGGAAATTTGGGGACGATTCTGCGCTCATCCGATGCAGCCGGAGTAGATGGTTTGATTGTCTGTGATCGGTGCACAGATATTTACAATCCCAATGTTGTCAGAGCCAGTGTAGGGACTTTATTTACCGTACCTGTTTTAGAAGCGGAAGGGGAAGAGACGCTTAAATGGCTGAAAGAGCGCAGTATTTCCGTGCTGGCTGCGACACCGCATGCCAGAAGCCTCTATACGGAGGTGGAAATGACAGGGCCTCTTGCAATTGTTGTTGGAACCGAACAGCTGGGGTTGAGTGAGCTTTGGATGGAACATGCAGACATTCAAGTTCGAATTCCGATGATGGGAGTAGCGGATTCTCTTAATGTAGCGACAGCGACCACTCTGCTTCTATACGAAGCTATTCGTCAAAGGGCTCTTTTGTGA
- a CDS encoding RluA family pseudouridine synthase produces the protein MTLKILYEDNHLLVLEKPGGVLTQPSGTNQISLEEMGKQWIKKSYGKQGNVFLEAVHRLDQAACGIVVFAKTRKALSRLMLAIREKRVKKWYRTQVECAPQQNEGRLIHYLMHKKHRAEVVSGDELGAKYASLTYKVIKPGKYPILEIQLETGRYHQIRCQLSAIGCPIIGDKKYGSSIPYHGPGIALCHVRMEIPHPVTGETLYTESTSKIGF, from the coding sequence GTGACGCTTAAGATTCTCTATGAAGACAATCATCTGCTTGTGTTGGAAAAGCCTGGAGGGGTATTGACGCAGCCTAGTGGAACCAATCAAATCAGCTTAGAGGAGATGGGCAAACAGTGGATAAAAAAGAGCTATGGAAAGCAGGGAAACGTTTTTCTGGAAGCTGTTCATCGGCTGGATCAAGCTGCCTGTGGGATTGTCGTGTTTGCAAAAACGCGTAAGGCGTTAAGCCGATTGATGCTTGCAATTCGGGAAAAGAGGGTCAAAAAATGGTACCGAACCCAAGTTGAATGCGCACCTCAGCAAAATGAGGGAAGGCTTATCCATTATCTGATGCACAAAAAACATCGGGCCGAAGTTGTTTCCGGTGATGAGCTGGGAGCTAAATATGCATCGTTAACTTACAAAGTTATCAAGCCAGGTAAATACCCAATCTTAGAAATTCAATTGGAAACCGGAAGGTATCATCAGATTCGTTGTCAGCTGTCGGCGATCGGTTGTCCGATTATCGGAGATAAGAAGTATGGAAGCTCGATTCCTTATCATGGGCCTGGAATTGCTTTGTGCCATGTGAGAATGGAAATCCCTCATCCGGTTACTGGGGAAACGCTTTATACCGAATCAACTTCAAAAATCGGTTTTTGA